One genomic window of Etheostoma spectabile isolate EspeVRDwgs_2016 chromosome 5, UIUC_Espe_1.0, whole genome shotgun sequence includes the following:
- the selenom gene encoding selenoprotein M, translating to MWLIVLASLLHCVSAYDVDLKKLDGLAKARVETCGGUQLNRLSEVKAFVVQDIPLYHNLVMKHIPGADPELVLLNHYYEELDRIALSHMTRSEINELLGELGFYKKAKPEDEVPEEFQFSPAKDSPFKDEPAYKPATSQLATENASSEPNAQTKHTDL from the exons ATGTGGCTGATCGTGTTGGCCAGTTTACTTCACTGCGTCTCGGCCTACGATGTGGATCTGAAGAAACTGGACGGGCTGGCGAAAGCGAGGGTGGAG ACTTGTGGTGGATGACAGCTGAACAGGCTCAGTGAG GTCAAAGCCTTTGTGGTCCAGGACATTCCTCTTTA CCATAACCTGGTGATGAAGCACATTCCTGGGGCCGACCCTGAGCTTGTCCTCCTGAACCACTATTATGAAGAGCTGGAT CGGATCGCCCTATCTCACATGACCCGCTCTGAGATCAACGAGCTGCTGGGGGAGCTGGGCTTCTACAAGAAGGCTAAACCGGAGGACGAGGTGCCGGAGGAGTTCCAATTCTCTCCTGCCAAAGACAGCCCGTTTAAAGACGagcccgcctacaaacccgccaCTTCCCAGCTTGCCACAGAGAACGCCTCCTCAGAGCCCAACGCACAAACCAAGCATACTGACCTATAA